From Chlorocebus sabaeus isolate Y175 chromosome 15, mChlSab1.0.hap1, whole genome shotgun sequence, the proteins below share one genomic window:
- the CDV3 gene encoding protein CDV3 homolog isoform X4, with product MAETEERSLDNFFAKRDKKKKKERSNRAASAAGAAGSAGGSSGAAGAAGGGAGTGTRPGDGGTASAGTAGPGAATKAVTKDEDEWKELEQKEVDYSGLRVQAMQISEKEEDDNEKKQDPGDNWEEGGGGGGGMEKSSGPWNKTALVQAPPAPVIVTETPEPAMTSGVYRPPGARLTTTRKTPQGPPEIYSDTQFPSLQSTAKHVESRKY from the exons ATGGCCGAGACGGAGGAGCGGAGCCTGGACAACTTCTTTGCCAAGAgggacaagaagaagaagaaggagcgGAGCAACCGGGCGGCGAGTGCTGCGGGTGCAGCGGGCAGCGCCGGCGGAAGCAGTGGAGCCGCGGGTGCGGCTGGCGGTGGGGCGGGCACGGGGACCCGGCCGGGCGACGGCGGGACCGCCAGCGCGGGGACTGCGGGCCCAGGGGCCGCCACCAAGGCTGTGACGAAG GACGAAGATGAGTGGAAAGAATTGGAGCAAAAAGAGGTTGATTACAGCGGCCTCAGGGTTCAGGCAATGCAAATAAG TGAAAAGGAAGAAGAtgataatgaaaagaaacaagatcCAGGTGATAACTGGGAagaaggtggaggtggtggtggaggtatgGAAAAATCTTCAGGTCCCTGGAATAAAACAGCTCTGGTCCAAGCACCTCCTGCTCCAGTAATCG ttacaGAAACCCCAGAACCGGCAATGACTAGTGGTGTGTATAGGCCTCCTGGGGCCAGGTTAACCACAACAAGGAAAACACCACAAGGACCACCAGAAATCTACAGCGATACACAGTTCCCATCCCTGCAGTCAACTGCCAAGCACGTAGAAAGCCGGAA ATACTGA
- the CDV3 gene encoding protein CDV3 homolog isoform X5, whose translation MQISEKEEDDNEKKQDPGDNWEEGGGGGGGMEKSSGPWNKTALVQAPPAPVIVTETPEPAMTSGVYRPPGARLTTTRKTPQGPPEIYSDTQFPSLQSTAKHVESRKDKEMEKSFEVVRHKNRGRDEVSKNQALKLQLDNQYAVLENQKSSHSQYN comes from the exons ATGCAAATAAG TGAAAAGGAAGAAGAtgataatgaaaagaaacaagatcCAGGTGATAACTGGGAagaaggtggaggtggtggtggaggtatgGAAAAATCTTCAGGTCCCTGGAATAAAACAGCTCTGGTCCAAGCACCTCCTGCTCCAGTAATCG ttacaGAAACCCCAGAACCGGCAATGACTAGTGGTGTGTATAGGCCTCCTGGGGCCAGGTTAACCACAACAAGGAAAACACCACAAGGACCACCAGAAATCTACAGCGATACACAGTTCCCATCCCTGCAGTCAACTGCCAAGCACGTAGAAAGCCGGAA GGATAAAGAAATGGAGAAGAGCTTTGAAGTAGTAAGACACAAAAATAGaggtagggatgaggtttcaaaAAACCAGGCCCTTAAACTTCAGCTAGACAACCAGTATGCTGTGCTTGAAAATCAGAAAAGCAGCCACTCACAATACAATTAA
- the CDV3 gene encoding protein CDV3 homolog isoform X1 — protein sequence MAETEERSLDNFFAKRDKKKKKERSNRAASAAGAAGSAGGSSGAAGAAGGGAGTGTRPGDGGTASAGTAGPGAATKAVTKDEDEWKELEQKEVDYSGLRVQAMQISEKEEDDNEKKQDPGDNWEEGGGGGGGMEKSSGPWNKTALVQAPPAPVIVTETPEPAMTSGVYRPPGARLTTTRKTPQGPPEIYSDTQFPSLQSTAKHVESRKDKEMEKSFEVVRHKNRGRDEVSKNQALKLQLDNQYAVLENQKSSHSQYN from the exons ATGGCCGAGACGGAGGAGCGGAGCCTGGACAACTTCTTTGCCAAGAgggacaagaagaagaagaaggagcgGAGCAACCGGGCGGCGAGTGCTGCGGGTGCAGCGGGCAGCGCCGGCGGAAGCAGTGGAGCCGCGGGTGCGGCTGGCGGTGGGGCGGGCACGGGGACCCGGCCGGGCGACGGCGGGACCGCCAGCGCGGGGACTGCGGGCCCAGGGGCCGCCACCAAGGCTGTGACGAAG GACGAAGATGAGTGGAAAGAATTGGAGCAAAAAGAGGTTGATTACAGCGGCCTCAGGGTTCAGGCAATGCAAATAAG TGAAAAGGAAGAAGAtgataatgaaaagaaacaagatcCAGGTGATAACTGGGAagaaggtggaggtggtggtggaggtatgGAAAAATCTTCAGGTCCCTGGAATAAAACAGCTCTGGTCCAAGCACCTCCTGCTCCAGTAATCG ttacaGAAACCCCAGAACCGGCAATGACTAGTGGTGTGTATAGGCCTCCTGGGGCCAGGTTAACCACAACAAGGAAAACACCACAAGGACCACCAGAAATCTACAGCGATACACAGTTCCCATCCCTGCAGTCAACTGCCAAGCACGTAGAAAGCCGGAA GGATAAAGAAATGGAGAAGAGCTTTGAAGTAGTAAGACACAAAAATAGaggtagggatgaggtttcaaaAAACCAGGCCCTTAAACTTCAGCTAGACAACCAGTATGCTGTGCTTGAAAATCAGAAAAGCAGCCACTCACAATACAATTAA
- the CDV3 gene encoding protein CDV3 homolog isoform X2, translated as MAETEERSLDNFFAKRDKKKKKERSNRAASAAGAAGSAGGSSGAAGAAGGGAGTGTRPGDGGTASAGTAGPGAATKAVTKDEDEWKELEQKEVDYSGLRVQAMQISEKEEDDNEKKQDPGDNWEEGGGGGGGMEKSSGPWNKTALVQAPPAPVIVTETPEPAMTSGVYRPPGARLTTTRKTPQGPPEIYSDTQFPSLQSTAKHVESRNRYLK; from the exons ATGGCCGAGACGGAGGAGCGGAGCCTGGACAACTTCTTTGCCAAGAgggacaagaagaagaagaaggagcgGAGCAACCGGGCGGCGAGTGCTGCGGGTGCAGCGGGCAGCGCCGGCGGAAGCAGTGGAGCCGCGGGTGCGGCTGGCGGTGGGGCGGGCACGGGGACCCGGCCGGGCGACGGCGGGACCGCCAGCGCGGGGACTGCGGGCCCAGGGGCCGCCACCAAGGCTGTGACGAAG GACGAAGATGAGTGGAAAGAATTGGAGCAAAAAGAGGTTGATTACAGCGGCCTCAGGGTTCAGGCAATGCAAATAAG TGAAAAGGAAGAAGAtgataatgaaaagaaacaagatcCAGGTGATAACTGGGAagaaggtggaggtggtggtggaggtatgGAAAAATCTTCAGGTCCCTGGAATAAAACAGCTCTGGTCCAAGCACCTCCTGCTCCAGTAATCG ttacaGAAACCCCAGAACCGGCAATGACTAGTGGTGTGTATAGGCCTCCTGGGGCCAGGTTAACCACAACAAGGAAAACACCACAAGGACCACCAGAAATCTACAGCGATACACAGTTCCCATCCCTGCAGTCAACTGCCAAGCACGTAGAAAGCCGGAA CAGGTACTTAAAATGA
- the CDV3 gene encoding protein CDV3 homolog isoform X3: MAETEERSLDNFFAKRDKKKKKERSNRAASAAGAAGSAGGSSGAAGAAGGGAGTGTRPGDGGTASAGTAGPGAATKAVTKDEDEWKELEQKEVDYSGLRVQAMQISEKEEDDNEKKQDPGDNWEEGGGGGGGMEKSSGPWNKTALVQAPPAPVIVTETPEPAMTSGVYRPPGARLTTTRKTPQGPPEIYSDTQFPSLQSTAKHVESRKYLK; encoded by the exons ATGGCCGAGACGGAGGAGCGGAGCCTGGACAACTTCTTTGCCAAGAgggacaagaagaagaagaaggagcgGAGCAACCGGGCGGCGAGTGCTGCGGGTGCAGCGGGCAGCGCCGGCGGAAGCAGTGGAGCCGCGGGTGCGGCTGGCGGTGGGGCGGGCACGGGGACCCGGCCGGGCGACGGCGGGACCGCCAGCGCGGGGACTGCGGGCCCAGGGGCCGCCACCAAGGCTGTGACGAAG GACGAAGATGAGTGGAAAGAATTGGAGCAAAAAGAGGTTGATTACAGCGGCCTCAGGGTTCAGGCAATGCAAATAAG TGAAAAGGAAGAAGAtgataatgaaaagaaacaagatcCAGGTGATAACTGGGAagaaggtggaggtggtggtggaggtatgGAAAAATCTTCAGGTCCCTGGAATAAAACAGCTCTGGTCCAAGCACCTCCTGCTCCAGTAATCG ttacaGAAACCCCAGAACCGGCAATGACTAGTGGTGTGTATAGGCCTCCTGGGGCCAGGTTAACCACAACAAGGAAAACACCACAAGGACCACCAGAAATCTACAGCGATACACAGTTCCCATCCCTGCAGTCAACTGCCAAGCACGTAGAAAGCCGGAA GTACTTAAAATGA